In a single window of the Chondrocystis sp. NIES-4102 genome:
- a CDS encoding membrane protein, which yields MKITDLLELILLAAIWGASFLFVRVTAPILHPVLLIELRVLISGIAMLILSMRLNLVGKIRQHLIPLFILGCINLTIPFLLFAFAALYLPAGFTAILNATAPLSGTIIAFVWLREKLTLSIFSGLILGFAGVTILVGWTSMPMTPGFIGATIAGLSAALMYAIATAYVKQKLAKVPPIAIATGSQLCSALTLLPLAPFFLPTTPPSREVILIVLALALLSTAIAYILYFRLVKNVGASKALIVTYLSPLFAIFWGATILNESVTISMILGCGLILSGTAIALYK from the coding sequence ATGAAAATTACAGATTTATTAGAATTAATATTACTAGCTGCTATTTGGGGTGCATCATTTTTATTTGTTAGGGTAACTGCGCCAATTTTACACCCAGTTTTACTAATTGAATTACGAGTATTAATATCAGGAATAGCTATGTTAATACTTTCAATGAGGTTAAATTTAGTAGGCAAAATACGCCAGCATTTAATACCCTTATTTATTTTAGGTTGTATTAATTTAACCATTCCTTTCTTATTATTTGCCTTTGCAGCCCTATATTTACCTGCTGGTTTTACGGCTATTCTCAATGCTACCGCACCGCTTTCGGGTACAATTATTGCCTTTGTTTGGCTAAGAGAAAAACTAACCCTGAGTATATTTTCAGGCTTAATATTAGGTTTTGCTGGTGTAACAATTCTAGTAGGATGGACAAGTATGCCAATGACTCCAGGCTTTATAGGAGCAACGATCGCTGGTTTATCCGCAGCATTAATGTACGCGATCGCCACAGCCTATGTCAAACAAAAATTAGCAAAAGTTCCCCCTATTGCTATTGCTACAGGTAGTCAATTATGCTCTGCTTTAACTTTATTACCCCTTGCGCCCTTCTTTCTACCTACCACGCCACCATCTAGGGAAGTGATATTAATTGTTTTAGCCTTAGCATTATTATCTACTGCGATCGCTTATATTCTCTATTTTCGCCTGGTTAAAAATGTTGGTGCAAGTAAAGCTTTGATTGTTACTTATTTAAGTCCTTTATTTGCTATATTTTGGGGAGCAACAATTTTAAATGAATCTGTAACTATTTCGATGATCTTGGGTTGTGGTTTGATTTTATCTGGTACTGCGATCGCATTATATAAATAG
- a CDS encoding ATP-dependent DNA helicase PcrA, which yields MTDFLSHLNPSQRLAVEHYCGPMLVVAGAGSGKTRALTYRIANLIRNRAVAPDQILAVTFTNKAAREMRERIEYIFATELALNQYGRRLELLTEYEQKALRSKVYQRTTKKLWIGTFHSLFARLLRFDINKYQDERGRTWKRNFSIFDESDVQSLFKNIVTKELNLDSKKFDPRKIRYTVSNAKNQGLTPEMYAKQESGYQGRVIAEVYNEYQARLAANNALDFDDLIFVPVRLFQQNESILGYWHTQFQHILVDEYQDTNRIQYDLIRLLATNGETNRREWNWNGRLGETHATRSLFVVGDADQSIYSFRLADFTILLDFQKDFGDGLPDEDTRTMIKLEENYRSRENILQAANHLIAHNSQRIDKVLKPTRGVGEQIYLYKADEEQQEAKFVVQQMQQIKANNPEIGWKDFAILYRTNAQSRPFEDLLLHNNIPYNIVGGLKFYDRKEIKDAIAYLRIIVNPEDTVSLLRIINTPRRGIGKTTIDRLMDAAQQLGVPLWEIINDETSVNTIGGKAGKSLTQFATMIQSTKEQLDKLTAGEVLAQIIEQSGYVKELQQQGTDEADNRIANIYELYNAVQQFQEDNEDNSLEAFLASASLSSDLDDLGEEQQKVSMMTLHSAKGLEFPVVFLVGIEQGLLPHSRTLNDPLEIEEERRLCYVGITRAQEQLFLTYARERRLWGTREPAVSSQFLLELPGELISSNINLANTYRRRTPANKTVQGVEVDWRVGDRVLHHEFGAGEVTHILGSGSKATLAVKFLSMGVTKIIPKVAPMEKVD from the coding sequence ATGACTGATTTTTTAAGCCATCTAAACCCTTCACAACGCCTTGCTGTGGAGCATTACTGTGGGCCGATGTTGGTGGTGGCTGGAGCAGGATCGGGCAAAACTAGGGCTTTAACCTATCGTATAGCTAATTTAATCCGAAATCGCGCTGTTGCTCCTGATCAGATTTTGGCAGTTACTTTTACTAACAAGGCTGCACGGGAGATGCGCGAAAGGATTGAGTATATTTTTGCCACAGAATTGGCTTTAAATCAGTATGGGCGAAGATTGGAGTTGTTGACGGAATATGAGCAGAAAGCTTTAAGATCAAAAGTTTATCAAAGGACGACTAAAAAGCTTTGGATTGGTACTTTTCATAGTTTGTTTGCTAGATTATTACGATTTGATATTAATAAGTATCAGGATGAGCGAGGACGAACTTGGAAACGTAATTTTTCGATTTTTGATGAGTCGGATGTCCAGAGTTTGTTTAAAAATATTGTTACTAAGGAGTTAAATTTAGACAGTAAAAAATTTGACCCTCGCAAGATTCGTTATACGGTCAGTAATGCGAAAAATCAGGGTTTAACTCCAGAAATGTATGCTAAACAAGAGTCTGGGTATCAGGGGCGCGTTATTGCTGAAGTTTACAATGAATATCAAGCTAGATTGGCAGCTAACAACGCCTTAGATTTTGATGATTTAATTTTTGTTCCTGTACGTCTATTTCAACAGAATGAATCAATCTTGGGTTATTGGCATACGCAATTTCAGCATATTCTAGTGGATGAATATCAAGATACTAATCGTATTCAGTATGATTTGATTCGGCTATTGGCAACTAACGGCGAAACTAATAGAAGAGAATGGAATTGGAATGGGCGATTGGGTGAAACCCACGCTACGCGATCGCTTTTTGTGGTAGGGGATGCGGATCAGTCGATTTATTCTTTCCGTTTGGCAGACTTTACGATTTTACTTGATTTTCAGAAGGATTTCGGCGATGGTTTACCCGATGAAGATACTCGCACCATGATTAAGTTGGAGGAGAATTACCGCTCCCGTGAGAATATTCTACAAGCAGCCAATCATTTAATTGCCCACAACAGTCAAAGGATTGATAAGGTTCTTAAACCAACTAGGGGGGTGGGAGAGCAAATCTATCTTTATAAGGCGGATGAGGAACAGCAAGAAGCTAAGTTTGTGGTGCAGCAAATGCAGCAGATTAAGGCAAATAACCCCGAAATAGGCTGGAAAGACTTCGCTATTTTATATCGTACTAACGCTCAATCTCGTCCTTTTGAGGATTTATTACTGCATAATAATATTCCCTACAACATTGTGGGTGGTTTGAAATTCTACGATCGCAAAGAAATTAAAGACGCGATCGCTTATCTAAGAATTATTGTTAACCCCGAAGATACTGTTAGTCTATTGCGAATTATTAATACCCCCCGTCGTGGTATCGGTAAAACAACTATCGATCGCTTGATGGATGCAGCCCAACAATTAGGTGTGCCTTTATGGGAAATTATTAATGATGAAACTTCTGTAAATACTATCGGTGGTAAAGCAGGTAAATCTCTTACTCAATTTGCTACCATGATTCAATCGACTAAAGAGCAATTGGATAAGTTAACCGCAGGCGAGGTTTTAGCCCAGATTATTGAACAGTCGGGTTATGTTAAGGAATTACAGCAGCAAGGTACAGATGAAGCTGATAACCGCATTGCTAATATTTATGAGCTATATAACGCCGTGCAACAGTTTCAAGAAGATAATGAGGATAATAGTTTAGAGGCTTTCCTCGCTAGTGCTTCCCTCTCTTCCGATCTAGATGACTTGGGTGAGGAACAACAAAAGGTTTCTATGATGACGCTACACTCGGCTAAAGGGTTGGAATTTCCTGTGGTTTTTTTGGTGGGAATAGAACAGGGTTTATTACCTCATAGTCGTACCCTTAATGATCCATTAGAAATTGAGGAAGAACGCCGTTTGTGCTACGTCGGAATTACTCGCGCCCAAGAACAACTATTTCTTACCTATGCTAGAGAGCGTCGTTTATGGGGAACAAGAGAACCTGCGGTATCTTCTCAATTTTTGCTAGAGTTACCTGGAGAATTGATTAGTAGTAATATTAATTTGGCTAACACTTATCGTCGTCGTACTCCTGCTAATAAGACTGTTCAAGGGGTAGAGGTTGACTGGCGAGTGGGCGATCGCGTTTTACATCATGAATTTGGCGCAGGGGAAGTTACTCATATCCTTGGCAGTGGTAGTAAAGCTACTTTAGCTGTTAAATTCCTTAGTATGGGTGTAACTAAAATTATCCCCAAAGTTGCCCCAATGGAAAAAGTTGATTAG
- a CDS encoding chorismate mutase translates to MEWKVRAIRGATTVSDNSVAAMTDAVNELLDEIEAHNQFDAEDIVCVFFTTTVDLDVMFPAAAARKRRGWNHVPLLDLQQMHVEGSLKRCIRILIQINTCSPQSAIVHRYLRQAHTLRPDLDIQFPIKSQ, encoded by the coding sequence GTGGAGTGGAAAGTAAGAGCCATTCGGGGAGCAACAACTGTAAGTGACAATAGTGTTGCTGCCATGACAGATGCAGTTAATGAACTATTAGATGAAATTGAAGCCCATAATCAATTTGATGCAGAGGATATAGTTTGTGTGTTTTTCACTACTACTGTTGATCTCGATGTCATGTTTCCTGCTGCTGCTGCTCGTAAACGTCGAGGTTGGAATCATGTCCCTTTGCTAGATTTACAACAAATGCACGTAGAAGGTAGTTTAAAACGCTGTATTAGAATTTTAATCCAAATTAACACCTGTTCTCCTCAATCAGCGATCGTTCATCGTTATTTACGTCAAGCCCATACTTTGCGCCCAGATTTAGACATTCAGTTTCCTATTAAGAGTCAATAG
- a CDS encoding ABC transporter family protein, producing the protein MKNSSSYWQLIPFIRPQSPTIILAFLFTLLFTIFWPIQAWLAGEMTEYIGKGDTRSIGRLAALAAVIFLLRGIAQYGQDSLMAKAALNIALKLRQFVYSHLQKLSLNYFEVVKTGDLTYRLTEDIDRIGEVVNQFFHDFIPCVLQLIVVLGYMFWLNWQLTIATLILAPLMALIIGLFGDKLLQFSRRSQNRISNLSALLTEVLGGIRLVQAFAAEDYEIARFSQQAEANRQAKYLAAKAKAIQFVVVGFLLAMSVVFIFFLGGWQISQGNITGKEFVSYIAGVALLIDPISHITNNYNNFKESQASVERIFEILAIQPTVIELPKAIALQVTYGKVEYNAVSFSYNVNTPVIKNLNLTVNPGETIALVGASGAGKSTLVNLLPRFYNADSGKILIDGVNIQDVTLKSLREQIGIVPQETTLFSGTIAQNIAFGKSDFDLKDVEAAAKIANAHQFITELTQGYYTYVGERGVNLSGGQRQRIAIARAIFLNPRILILDEATSALDSESEALVQEALERIMQQRTVFVIAHRLATVRRADRILVLEKGRIVEVGNHQQLLAKQGIYASYYGRQFQDF; encoded by the coding sequence TTGAAAAATTCCTCTAGCTACTGGCAACTAATTCCTTTCATTCGTCCTCAAAGCCCCACCATAATTTTGGCTTTTCTCTTTACTCTCTTGTTTACCATTTTTTGGCCGATTCAGGCATGGTTAGCAGGGGAAATGACAGAATATATAGGCAAGGGAGATACTAGGAGTATTGGGCGACTAGCAGCTTTAGCAGCAGTTATTTTTTTGTTGCGAGGTATCGCTCAATATGGGCAGGATTCTTTAATGGCAAAAGCAGCATTAAATATTGCCTTAAAACTGCGTCAGTTTGTTTACAGTCATTTACAAAAGCTGAGTTTAAATTATTTTGAAGTAGTTAAAACGGGAGATCTAACCTATCGTTTAACAGAAGATATCGATCGCATTGGGGAAGTTGTTAATCAGTTTTTTCATGATTTTATTCCCTGTGTTTTGCAATTGATTGTTGTCTTAGGTTATATGTTTTGGCTCAATTGGCAACTGACTATTGCTACCTTAATTTTAGCTCCGTTGATGGCTTTAATTATTGGTTTATTTGGAGACAAGTTATTGCAGTTTTCTAGGCGGAGTCAAAATCGTATTTCTAATTTATCGGCTTTGTTAACGGAAGTCTTAGGAGGTATACGTTTAGTCCAAGCTTTCGCTGCTGAAGATTACGAAATAGCTCGTTTTAGCCAACAAGCAGAGGCAAACCGTCAGGCTAAATATTTAGCAGCTAAGGCAAAAGCAATTCAGTTTGTAGTTGTTGGTTTTCTGCTGGCAATGAGTGTGGTATTTATTTTTTTCTTGGGTGGTTGGCAAATTTCCCAAGGTAATATTACAGGAAAGGAATTTGTTAGTTATATTGCAGGAGTTGCTTTACTAATTGATCCAATTAGTCATATTACTAATAACTATAATAACTTTAAAGAAAGCCAAGCTTCCGTTGAGCGAATATTTGAAATATTAGCTATTCAACCAACAGTTATCGAACTTCCCAAGGCGATCGCTCTTCAAGTTACCTACGGTAAAGTTGAATATAATGCTGTTAGTTTTAGCTACAATGTTAATACTCCTGTAATTAAAAATTTAAATTTAACTGTTAACCCAGGAGAAACTATCGCTTTAGTTGGGGCTTCAGGAGCAGGTAAATCTACTTTAGTTAATTTATTACCACGCTTCTATAATGCTGATAGTGGCAAAATATTAATTGATGGCGTAAATATTCAAGATGTTACTCTAAAAAGCTTGCGAGAGCAAATAGGAATTGTACCCCAAGAAACCACTCTATTTTCAGGCACAATTGCTCAAAATATTGCCTTTGGTAAGAGTGATTTTGATCTAAAAGATGTAGAAGCAGCAGCCAAAATTGCTAATGCCCATCAGTTTATAACTGAACTTACCCAAGGATATTATACTTATGTGGGTGAAAGAGGCGTAAACCTTTCAGGGGGGCAAAGACAAAGAATTGCGATCGCCAGAGCTATTTTTCTTAATCCCCGTATTTTAATTTTAGATGAGGCTACATCAGCTTTAGATTCCGAGTCTGAAGCCCTAGTACAAGAAGCATTAGAACGAATTATGCAGCAACGCACTGTATTTGTGATCGCCCATCGTTTAGCTACAGTACGACGAGCAGATCGCATTTTAGTCTTAGAAAAAGGTCGGATAGTTGAAGTTGGGAATCATCAACAATTATTAGCCAAACAGGGTATTTATGCTAGTTATTATGGGCGACAATTTCAAGATTTTTAA
- the cheW gene encoding chemotaxis protein CheW: protein MATQPYLIFTLHHRRYAIAAEKVTEIFLLPELTAIAEAPADIVGLLNLHSMFVPVMHLALRFGHQFDHCQITDSVIIIESSGLCIGIIVHQVETVNNIDDQYIQVDLSYGRERNINQAFIQGVINLDDEIIMLLNADNLVRHCDAVETLLDLEDAPAAELTTQDFYARCFPTATPTIREILHQRAVTLKDATDSNEATELIPIAVVSINGSYFGLDLGIVREFAKIGRITTIPCCPTHIIGNMNLRGEILTLVDIRQPLNLAINSYQLAKAVVVEVEEIIAGIVVEEVFDVIDFRPEQLKSVPVAIDSNTAAYFKGIANYLDQPLNIIDLTKLLTQGAMTVELAA from the coding sequence ATGGCAACTCAACCCTATCTAATTTTTACCCTGCACCATCGAAGATATGCGATCGCAGCCGAAAAAGTTACAGAAATATTTCTCTTACCAGAATTGACCGCCATAGCCGAAGCACCAGCAGACATTGTAGGTTTGCTCAATTTGCATTCTATGTTTGTCCCAGTGATGCACTTGGCTTTACGTTTTGGTCATCAGTTTGATCATTGTCAAATAACTGATAGTGTGATCATTATTGAATCTTCAGGGCTTTGTATTGGAATTATCGTTCATCAGGTAGAAACAGTTAACAACATTGATGATCAATATATCCAAGTAGATTTAAGCTATGGCAGAGAAAGAAATATCAACCAGGCATTTATCCAAGGGGTAATCAATCTTGATGACGAAATTATTATGCTGTTGAATGCAGATAATTTAGTACGTCATTGTGATGCGGTAGAAACCCTATTAGATTTAGAAGATGCCCCAGCAGCAGAATTAACAACTCAAGATTTTTATGCTAGGTGTTTTCCCACAGCCACTCCTACCATCAGGGAAATTCTACATCAACGTGCCGTCACTCTTAAAGATGCAACGGATAGCAATGAAGCAACAGAATTAATCCCCATTGCCGTAGTGAGTATCAATGGTAGTTACTTTGGCTTAGATTTAGGCATTGTTAGAGAGTTTGCCAAAATAGGACGCATTACTACTATTCCCTGTTGTCCTACCCACATTATCGGCAATATGAACCTGCGGGGGGAAATCCTTACCCTAGTTGATATTCGTCAGCCTTTAAACCTCGCCATTAATAGTTATCAATTAGCTAAAGCTGTGGTGGTGGAGGTTGAAGAGATTATCGCTGGCATTGTTGTTGAGGAGGTGTTTGATGTTATAGATTTTCGTCCCGAACAATTAAAATCTGTGCCTGTGGCTATTGATAGTAACACCGCAGCCTATTTTAAAGGCATAGCTAACTATTTAGATCAGCCCCTAAATATTATTGATCTTACTAAACTGCTCACTCAAGGAGCAATGACTGTTGAACTAGCAGCCTAA
- a CDS encoding methyl-accepting chemotaxis sensory transducer, producing the protein MQVETQLNPRIQEKAQSGSFRRLRILLLPILFTAGLCGGTIWYIINTYRVIDKIGEKDLPATDLSNQVIYLDEVLTASALIFVNTGDQQWQKRHQENITKLDEIFAELNKLLESLGITQSESLNDSTQKLNAFEDRAFALANQGKLKEASAILSSAEYKQQKDIYSEGIQRIKEDINKGIQSTIQAEARLTASTLVLTIISTLILLATWIFVLRILNRYIQAINTVEKVISSTSTEIASAVERQETVANEQAGSVNQTTSTVDSLGETSRRSAVQAEESARSASTALSLAESGAETVEQTRMGMESLKERVREIAEQIINLSEQTEQIAGVSELVGDLANQTNMLALNAAVEAARAGEYGKGFGVVAGEIRKLADQSRRSADKIKNLVTDVQAAMNSAVMVTDEGKKTAESSIELALGTAESFIGVKDAINNVFANTSQISEAAKQQAVGIQEILAAVNALNLNAMDTAADMGEVRASTLALQKSAEELKALV; encoded by the coding sequence ATGCAAGTTGAAACTCAGTTAAACCCAAGAATCCAAGAAAAAGCACAATCTGGTAGTTTCCGTCGTCTTAGAATCCTTCTATTACCTATTCTTTTCACTGCTGGATTGTGCGGAGGTACAATTTGGTACATTATCAATACCTATCGAGTTATAGATAAGATTGGAGAGAAAGATCTTCCAGCAACTGATTTAAGTAATCAGGTTATTTATTTAGATGAAGTTTTAACGGCTAGCGCGCTTATATTCGTTAACACTGGTGATCAACAATGGCAAAAGCGTCACCAAGAGAATATTACGAAACTAGACGAAATTTTTGCTGAACTCAATAAGCTATTAGAATCATTAGGTATCACTCAAAGTGAGAGTTTAAATGATTCTACACAAAAACTAAACGCCTTTGAAGATCGAGCATTTGCCTTAGCTAATCAAGGAAAATTGAAAGAAGCCTCTGCCATACTATCGAGTGCGGAATATAAACAACAAAAGGATATATATTCGGAAGGGATACAAAGAATTAAGGAAGACATTAATAAAGGTATACAATCAACTATTCAAGCAGAAGCGCGATTGACTGCTTCAACTCTGGTACTCACTATAATTTCTACCCTCATCCTCTTAGCTACTTGGATTTTTGTATTACGAATCCTCAACAGATATATCCAAGCAATCAACACTGTAGAGAAAGTTATTTCTAGTACCTCAACAGAGATCGCCTCGGCGGTAGAACGTCAAGAGACAGTCGCCAATGAACAGGCAGGTTCAGTTAACCAAACAACTTCCACAGTAGACTCATTGGGGGAAACCTCCCGTCGTTCCGCAGTACAAGCAGAAGAATCGGCAAGAAGTGCTAGTACAGCCCTATCTCTAGCAGAATCTGGTGCTGAAACCGTAGAACAAACCAGGATGGGTATGGAAAGTTTGAAAGAAAGGGTAAGAGAGATTGCCGAACAAATCATTAACCTGAGTGAACAAACCGAACAAATTGCTGGGGTATCGGAACTTGTGGGGGACTTGGCTAACCAAACGAATATGCTCGCCCTAAACGCTGCGGTAGAGGCTGCACGGGCAGGAGAATATGGAAAAGGGTTCGGTGTGGTTGCAGGTGAAATTCGGAAACTGGCGGATCAAAGCCGTAGATCTGCCGATAAGATCAAAAACCTGGTAACGGATGTACAGGCAGCGATGAACAGCGCGGTAATGGTAACCGATGAAGGTAAGAAAACCGCAGAATCTAGTATTGAGTTGGCTTTGGGTACTGCTGAATCATTTATCGGGGTGAAAGATGCTATTAACAACGTGTTTGCTAATACCTCACAGATTTCTGAAGCAGCAAAACAACAAGCGGTAGGTATTCAAGAGATTTTGGCTGCGGTAAACGCTCTGAACTTAAACGCAATGGATACGGCTGCTGATATGGGGGAGGTAAGAGCTTCGACTTTAGCACTGCAAAAATCCGCAGAAGAACTTAAAGCACTTGTGTAA
- a CDS encoding CheA signal transduction histidine kinase, which yields MYIEDDELRELYKTSSLEHIQKLESDLMILEKNPQDISAIEEFLREAHTLKGDSRMLGLNEIEMLVHQLEDCVEGIKGGKGEITPELCDRLYQGIDAVNQLAHQAITGEAVTVNTVGVLSVLMGEAGTSESVTQSERDLFADDSSSEASLFDDDSSSFSANNFSSEASLFDDVAQPPTSLLAQEQATISEMMVTPATNTTTRDYQIDTIRVDPQKLDILATQTSELTVTKLRISQQLSQIEQMLTIWEGWYKNNRDPESILESVANQLTSEQLQPLRAFWNQTHQCLNSLADTANNLKTRASEDITNLNIISDRLESGIQDLRQLPLATVFNIYPRMVRDLGRQLGKEINLIIEGGDTKADKRILEEIKDPLLHLIRNAIDHGIETPSDRLSIGKPKTATLILRGSQIGDSIGIEVIDDGRGLDLEGIKQTAIKRQVCTQAQLAAMTVSDIQGLIFASGFSTRTEITELSGRGVGLDVVRANVEKLKGSIQVSSNPGSGCRFQVRLNTSLATTKVMIVEINQTLYALPLEFIQTMITLSPEDIYEIEGKSTITFEDQMISLGWLAHLLQLPTPEDYTTSHQKCACIIIDVANQRFGVIVDNLIDQQDVVIKPQSKLLKRIPNITGATILGSGEVCMILNPPDLLHSLRNGSWQNVSLPVESSTIKNKLLLVEDSIIIRTQMQRLLKGAGYEVSIAENGLQGWQKVQNQNFDIVLSDVEMPEMNGLEMTTKIRQHRQYDQLPIVLITTLSSPEDKQRGIQAGANAYLTKGDFEQELLFQTLNQLINS from the coding sequence ATGTATATAGAAGATGATGAGCTTAGAGAGCTTTATAAAACCTCTAGTCTTGAACATATACAAAAGTTAGAATCCGATCTAATGATCTTGGAGAAAAATCCCCAGGATATTTCGGCAATTGAAGAATTTTTACGCGAGGCTCACACCCTTAAAGGTGACTCCAGAATGCTGGGGTTAAATGAAATTGAGATGCTCGTACATCAGTTGGAAGACTGTGTAGAAGGAATTAAAGGGGGAAAAGGAGAAATTACTCCCGAATTATGCGATCGCTTGTATCAAGGAATTGATGCGGTTAATCAATTGGCTCATCAGGCAATTACGGGGGAAGCAGTAACAGTTAATACTGTTGGGGTTTTGTCAGTTTTAATGGGTGAGGCTGGTACTTCTGAGTCGGTAACTCAAAGTGAACGAGACTTGTTTGCAGATGATTCTAGTTCCGAAGCCTCTTTATTTGACGATGATTCTAGTAGCTTTTCGGCAAATAATTTTAGTTCCGAAGCCTCTTTATTTGACGATGTTGCCCAACCCCCAACATCTTTATTGGCACAAGAGCAGGCGACTATATCGGAGATGATGGTTACTCCTGCTACGAATACCACCACCCGAGACTATCAAATTGACACAATTCGGGTAGATCCTCAGAAGTTAGATATCTTAGCCACCCAAACCAGCGAATTAACTGTAACTAAATTACGGATTTCTCAGCAGTTAAGTCAAATTGAGCAAATGTTAACCATCTGGGAAGGTTGGTACAAAAATAATCGTGATCCTGAAAGTATTTTAGAATCAGTTGCTAATCAACTTACCTCAGAACAATTACAACCATTACGAGCCTTTTGGAATCAGACACATCAATGTTTGAACTCCCTAGCTGATACCGCTAACAACCTCAAAACTAGAGCTAGTGAAGATATTACCAATTTAAATATCATCAGCGATCGCTTGGAATCAGGCATCCAAGATTTAAGGCAATTACCCCTAGCTACGGTTTTTAATATCTATCCCCGTATGGTTAGGGATTTGGGTAGACAGCTTGGGAAAGAAATTAATCTGATTATTGAAGGAGGTGACACTAAAGCAGATAAAAGAATCTTAGAAGAAATTAAAGATCCATTGCTGCATTTAATTCGTAATGCTATTGATCATGGTATTGAAACCCCAAGCGATCGCTTAAGTATAGGTAAACCTAAAACCGCTACCCTTATTCTCAGAGGATCTCAAATTGGTGACAGTATCGGTATTGAAGTTATTGATGACGGACGTGGTTTAGATTTAGAAGGTATTAAGCAGACTGCTATTAAGCGTCAAGTTTGTACCCAGGCTCAATTAGCAGCCATGACTGTATCAGACATTCAAGGTTTGATTTTTGCTTCTGGCTTTTCTACCCGCACTGAAATTACCGAACTTTCAGGTAGAGGTGTTGGCTTAGACGTAGTTAGGGCAAATGTGGAAAAACTTAAAGGATCAATCCAAGTAAGTTCTAATCCAGGTTCGGGTTGTAGATTTCAAGTACGTTTAAATACTAGCTTGGCGACTACTAAAGTAATGATTGTTGAGATTAATCAGACTCTTTACGCCCTACCCCTAGAATTTATCCAAACTATGATCACTTTATCGCCAGAGGATATCTACGAGATTGAAGGTAAATCAACTATTACCTTTGAAGATCAAATGATTTCTCTTGGTTGGCTAGCTCATTTACTCCAATTACCTACTCCAGAAGATTACACCACCAGTCACCAGAAGTGTGCTTGTATTATTATTGATGTTGCTAATCAACGCTTTGGAGTTATAGTTGACAATTTAATTGATCAACAGGATGTAGTAATCAAACCTCAAAGTAAATTACTCAAACGCATTCCTAATATTACTGGGGCGACTATCTTGGGTAGTGGGGAAGTGTGCATGATCCTTAATCCCCCCGACTTACTTCATTCATTACGCAATGGTAGCTGGCAAAATGTCAGTCTTCCAGTCGAATCATCAACTATCAAAAATAAACTACTACTGGTAGAAGATTCTATTATCATTCGTACCCAAATGCAGCGTCTTTTAAAAGGTGCTGGTTACGAGGTTAGCATTGCCGAAAATGGTTTACAGGGTTGGCAAAAAGTTCAAAATCAAAACTTTGATATTGTGCTTTCGGACGTGGAAATGCCAGAAATGAATGGATTGGAAATGACTACCAAAATCCGCCAACACCGCCAATATGATCAATTACCAATTGTTTTAATTACTACTTTATCATCTCCAGAGGATAAACAAAGAGGTATACAAGCAGGAGCGAATGCCTATTTAACCAAGGGCGATTTTGAACAAGAATTGCTTTTCCAGACTCTCAATCAATTAATTAATTCCTAA
- a CDS encoding putative response regulator receiver → MAKIRVLLVEDSDVAINIYEKMLNSSPHIEVIGKAKNGKEGLDLVAKLSPDVICTDLQMPQMDGLEFTKQVMAKYPTPILVLSNTVQKTDVENIYEVMKAGAVDVMAKPQTALGGNTDSMQNELVVKIRVLATKKVSAIPLA, encoded by the coding sequence ATGGCAAAAATTAGAGTTTTATTAGTAGAAGATTCCGATGTGGCAATCAATATTTATGAAAAAATGCTCAATTCTTCTCCTCATATTGAGGTTATCGGTAAAGCTAAAAATGGTAAAGAAGGATTAGATTTAGTAGCTAAATTAAGTCCCGATGTAATTTGTACTGATTTACAAATGCCCCAGATGGACGGATTAGAATTTACCAAGCAAGTAATGGCAAAATATCCTACCCCTATCTTAGTTTTAAGTAATACTGTACAAAAAACTGACGTTGAAAACATCTACGAAGTAATGAAAGCAGGAGCAGTAGATGTGATGGCAAAACCTCAAACAGCTTTGGGTGGTAATACGGATTCTATGCAGAATGAACTTGTTGTTAAAATTAGAGTTCTAGCAACTAAAAAAGTTAGTGCTATTCCTTTAGCTTAA